GCCGCCACTTCTTCCCGCACTGATTCCATCCGCCACGGTGCATCACCAGCGCAAGTAAGAGGTAAAACGGAACCCTCTTGTCATcctcttccccccccccccccccccccaaatttcAAGCCCTCTTATGCCCTAAATCGCCGGCAACCTGACTTGCAAGAAGCTTCTGTCCGCCAGCCATGTTCGTCAGCCATTAAAGTTTCTCGTGAAATTAATCTTGTGGGACCACAACCTTTTTATTTTTGGAAGTAACAATAGGGAACTATTGGAGATAGACTTTTTTTTGCCTCTCTATGTCTATTTGGGGAGTTGGCAAATAACAAATTTTAGAAAGAAAATATTgaaaactgttggagatgctctaatcaAGTAGAGACTGGTGGAGCACTTTCGATCCCTGCACGAAATGCATGACTATGATAGGCCAGCCTCGGCAAATCTGCAGTACACAAGTGGAGCCTAAATTGTTTGACACTCAGTATATCCAACCTGGAAACAATTTTGATTTGGCAAGCTAGGACTTGTGTTGGATAAATAAAGAAGTTACAATCATTTGAAGGGTGGTGCAGTGCGTTGAAATGCTGAGTGgcacctcgcaaaaaaaaatgctgAGTGACAAACAGTTTGTAGTTTCCTGCTTGTAAACTTCTCTTCTCCTATACATGCATAATATACAAAGACGTGCAgttctcctgcgtattcgaaaaaaaataaaaataatagtcTTTTATATGCGTTCCTCTCCGAGCCTGTGTCCTCAAGCCATTGGAGTATTGTAGCATGTCATATATGGAGTACtgtagcatgcatgcatgaaccAAATTAAATTTAAACTGCCTTCATTAGATAGGTTGCTACGTCTAGTAGTTTCTCCCACACAAGAATTTACTGTAATTACTATATATGGAAACCTTCTGCATTTCAGTGCATGAACACATGCAACAAATGCTTGTGTGCAACGCAATACGAAGTGAACATGTTCTGGGTCGTACTGTTACTTTTCCTCTCCGTCTGTGAATATTATTGACGTGTTTGGATTTGACTTCGAAAATCGGTAGCTACGGCCCAATATGGAAGCTAGATATAGCGCACTCCCCGCAGCTCAGAGGCGGCCGTCGAGGTCGAGGAACTCGTCGGGGTCCATGAACGGCGCTTCATCCTCCTCTTGCACGGCGATGCCATGAGCGCCGGCGTGCACTACCtccaccgcagcagcagcagcagtaagaggctgacgaggaggaggaggaagaagaagagacggCGGAATCGGCTGcgttcccggcggcggcgccatggcggcgAGCTGCGCCCGCGTCCTGGCGAGCTCGTGCTGCACGGCGCGGATCTCCTGCTGCAGGCGGTCGATGACACCCGTGCAGCCGTACACCGGGTCCTGCACCCGCCACCGCGCCTCCGCGGCCATCGTGTCCGCCGCCCGGCCTCGCTCCTGCACCGGCAAACTCTGCAACCACATAAATGGCGGCGCAACGTCATGCACTGCACATCATTCTAACTAAGCTCTCTCGAGCCAAGAGCTTCAGCGCATACAGTGCAAGTACTAACCTGGAGCACCCTCGTGGCGTTGCTGGTGCCGAAGACGGCGTGCACGTCGGCGTACCGCCGGGGCTGCGACGCCGGGAAGTAGGGCGCGAGGACGCAGTCGGGGGCGCACCTCCGCCGCAGGTACTTACACGCGGCGCACCTCCGCGGGttactgctcccgccgccgctgccgtagcCCTGCTGGTGGTCAACTACTTCCATATCGAagcggccggcgccggtgcccgTGGACGGCGACGACATGAAAATCTAGCGGAGATCTACCGGTGTTGCTAAGATTTGCAAGATCTGGAGGAGATACGCCCGCCGCCGGCTTTATATCTATgtgcacgccgccggccggctcgAGGTTAGCAGGAATAGGAAGCTCTCAACGGCTACGTGCTGTTGCCAATTGAGGAGGgcgcgaggggggggg
The nucleotide sequence above comes from Panicum virgatum strain AP13 chromosome 3K, P.virgatum_v5, whole genome shotgun sequence. Encoded proteins:
- the LOC120700817 gene encoding LOB domain-containing protein 24-like gives rise to the protein MSSPSTGTGAGRFDMEVVDHQQGYGSGGGSSNPRRCAACKYLRRRCAPDCVLAPYFPASQPRRYADVHAVFGTSNATRVLQSLPVQERGRAADTMAAEARWRVQDPVYGCTGVIDRLQQEIRAVQHELARTRAQLAAMVVHAGAHGIAVQEEDEAPFMDPDEFLDLDGRL